GTAGCCATGATTCTTATGTCCTGATTATTGTTTTCTTTTTCAGGGTGGAATGTGTTGGGTCACGCTAAATGTTTTCCACTTGGAACTCAGTTTACGGGGATTAGCAGACAAGTTTGGAAACATTTCATCCAACAAATATAATATCAGCATATTGATCGAAATGCTGAAAGAGACGCGATATCACATGAAGAACTTGGTACGTTTGGTGCTTTGGTTCTAATACTAATAATGTAACTGCGATAGCTACTATGACAGGTTTATTTTGACGAGGACACATGTTTATGGCTATTCAAAAATGCACATTTGAAGTGCATTACTGTACATATAATATTTATGATACCAATATGTCATTACCAATTACAATTATTGCAATAAGCATACCACCCATAGTGCAATGGGTTAGTTGAACGCGTCAACTGCTTCAAAACATTGAAGACTGAATTGGCTAAGGACTTGTTGGATAGAGGCTTTGACTGGGATGACTACCTAGCTGCTTCTAGTGGAGCTGGCCAATAACACATACATTCATGCAATTCTTTCTGGCCCATTGACATGAAATAGAGAAATACAAGAGACTAGAATACATTAATACACAAGTTTACAAAAGTTCTTAGCACAAATATCCCAGTGACCACATCAGCTCACATCTGAGTTGTCAGCAATAATGTCTTATGAGGACTGGGTCATCTGTCAGGTAGATCAGGTATTCACAAAGGGACCTGGGGATCTCTTGTAGTCTCATGAGAGTGAAGAAATATGTTCGTAATGCAGATGTAATAAATTGTTAAAGCATATTACTCATATTAACTTCGCTCATAATCCAATAGGGATAGTTAAGTCCCCCTTGTCCTATATGTCTTAATTTTGGGCTCAAACATCTCTGCCCAGCTGTGTTCTTTGAAATATTTGCTGCATCGCTAAATGAGAGCACCATTGGGAGGGGGAAAGTTAAAGCTAACATGCTTATGTTTTGAATTTCACATCATTGAGATTATTTTTTCCTTTTCTTATCCATAGGAGGTGATCACGTCTGATTTTGAGTGCCACTATAGAGACGAGAAATGGCAGACAGGACACTATTTTCAGTTTGTTGAAGATTTTCTAAACACGGCCCGTTGGAATAGAGATTCGCCAGAAGAATGCGATCCACCTCCCTGTCCAACAACAACAAAGGCATCagcaactacaataacaacacaataccccacatcAGGTAAATGTTGAAGTGTTTTTTTAAGTGTAAATGTTATCTTCCATCATTGTTGCATTCGCTCATATTCAGATAGTGGTCAATGCTGATATGGTCATAGGAGTcagctctgttttttgttaagtCGTCTAAAATATAATGTGGTGGTTATCATATGCCAGAATTAAAAATGACTATTTGTCTTCTTTGGTGGATGGGCACCAGTACCTCTCCAttaaccctcctgctgtgttcctGTCGATTTTGACCGATTTACAAGTTCTCTCTGatcaaaaaatgtttttgtggccttgctcacaattcattctgtggcagcacaatggccaaacgatatactgtatgtgaggctttTGATaatatctttgatcatgacactggtgaggaggagagagtccttgttaaactttgacacaaagtctgcgataaatagcacaatatgtttcatctAAGTATTTGTTATTGTCAAACTAATCGATACATTATGCTTTTTTAAACTCATGAacgagttgtatgagctcagATCATTGAGGCCTACAGTTCAAAACTTGTAGTGTTCATaagaacttaagttgataaaaagatctaacacaacattaggtgattATGTATCatctcacagacataattcaaacggttttagaaacttcagtgttttctatccaaatctactaataatatgcatatattagcaactgggcctgagtagcaggcagtttactctgagcaccttattcatccaagctactcaataccccccagtcccaaagaagttaaataaaggtgaaataaaaaatatatatatattacaattATTTGCCAGCTTTCAAATACAAATGGTTTGAATGGTCTGATTTCATATGATTCCTTTGCTTGCACCTTTTCGATAACATTTCTGTCCCTACAGGGAAAGAGCCTCTGAGATTCCTGCCAGAAGTAGTGGAGAGAAGCCTCCTGTCACTACTTGTAATTCCTATTGCGGCCATCGTATTTCTGTTTGTGTGGAAGGTGAGCTGTTCTTTGACACTAAGGACCTGCAACTTAGAACCTGACTGTTGGCAATTGTCAATCTCTTTGATTGCAAGTACATTTTTTTGGTCTTTGATGGTTGTTTTGTCTGTGACTGTGGGTGTTTCTGTCCCCGTAACTTTCCCAGTAACTGCTACTTTGACTTCTCTTTTGTATTTTTGTTAGGGAATTTtactttgtttgtgtttgtgggttAACATGGTGTTTTAAGGTCCAACGCAGCCTTTTTAAAATatgaaatcatttctgggtaacaattaaatacgttactgtgattgttttaaatGAAAATGGtaacaaataaacaaaaatggTTTTTTAGCAAAGagtaatttctcaagcaagaatttagctaggactgtctgggagtggtctgggtggggaggggaaaactatatgttgttggcagagaggtttggaactctttcttatcaTTTTATTAACTAATTTAAAGCATGgcgatgtcaccaggcaggccaaaactacaTCCCACCATAACAAGTAgacatttcaggtggtcttttcaaacaactatcataattttcacaattgcacagtattattccaatctCAGTGTGGAAATACATATAAGGTACAACACGGGAAATTAAGTTTTTGAATGCACTGGGCATTTAACAAAGTATTACTCTTATCTAACAGGTGAAATCCAGGAGCAACCAACATCAATCAGATGAACTGAAATCAGTGGAAGGAGGCCTCTTCACAGGAACAGAAGAGAGTTTGGCACCTCCACTAGATGACATTTCTGAAAAGTAAAGACATTCACTCATCTTTTTAATTGAATCTATCAATTCACTGATCTTAATATCTGACAGGTTTGCGTGTGCCAAAATAATTGAGTCGTTTTGTGGTGAGGTAAATTTGTATCTAGATATGTCAATAGATTTATGCTACATGTTTTGTCCATTACAGGAACAGATTGAACATCATCGAGGCAGTGTAATTGTTCAAGCCTTGGAAATTGGTGAGATTTTTCATATCAATGTGACCTCAGAGATGGAAAACCATCTTTGACAACAGAGTATGGAACTAGGATAATTATTCTTAGCTCGCTGTATGTAAAGATTAACACTAATTTACTATACAtccacttctttctctctctcttaggtGTACAGAGGAGTCATCTAAGAAAGAACGAGCAAACATAAAACTACATTTCTTACGGTGAAAGACTTACTTCTTTCCTGTCCAGAAACTGACAGTCTTCTCATACCAGAACCAGATAATGGCACACAAAAATGTGCTGTCACTCCTGCAATAAGCTGGGAGTTGTTATTGCGAGAGTATATTAACCTGTCATCTATTATCAAATTTCATCAAATGAAGCTGAAAAGGAGAGTGTGATTCTCATGGAAACATCTGGAGATTCCAATAACACAGTGAACTTCACGGGACAATGTTGGTTTCACAAGCACTCCCCCGTTTGCACTTTTTGTAGGTTTGGCTGGAGCATGGACACTGGTTCTACTCAAGAACGCAGCATAGAACACACCTATACATGGCTTTCTTTCATTAGGACTGAAGCATAAATGACTACCTCTAGTCGCCCTGCCCTCACTTTCCTCAACTTCTTCTCAGCAGCATTCCACTCCACTTCCTTCTCCATCTTGGTTTCCATTGGACGTTCCCTGAGAATCTATTTTGAAATGAGTTATCTAGAAATATTCTCAGATTTAACCATCTGTTTTATTTGATGTTTTTTGCTATGGACGTACGGAAGGGATGAGGTTGTgtgatgtatttatttatttgcttaCTCGGAATGCTGACAGCATAATATTGCTGCAGTTGGAGAAAGAAACTGTCAGTGATTCAGCTCATCTATAGAAATACTAAATGAGCAGGAAAAGGTCTACGAGGGTGGTTTATAAAGACAACATAACTCATTATTCTGCAATGCATAAAGCCTCCTTAAACCGCACACTGGAATCTATAAACACATGCGTTATCTATATTAAGACAGCCATAGAATGATGTATGTATGATGGTGTTGTTAATTGCTTATGAATGGATTGTTTGAAAGGCTTTTGTTGGAGTTGTAAATGTAACAAAAAATGTGCTACTTTGACTAACTTTCATTTATCCCATTATATACAGTAAAAAAATGATTGTCCCTATAGCAATCAATGGTAGATCAAGGGTAAATCTTCCATATCCATATTGATTTAGATCAGACATTGAGGATCTGATAACTGATAATAAGGTTTTTCTATGCCCTCAACGCACAAGAAAGAGGTGGTCTAGCCTCAAGTAAACCAGTTTTGCATCAGATTCTGCAATTACATTATAACTCCGCTCTGGTATATTGCATCCTCACCACCCATAAGGTATATTATGTATGTTGCATGTACACAGCTGTACAGTTTAACAATGTGTTAAAGTGGTTCAAAGATATGAATTGAAATTGAGCCAAGAAACATTTTTACTTGAACAGTATACTTGTCACTCCAGTAACCAAGTACCCTAATGAAATGTGTTGCAAATAACCTTCAATAACCTATACCAGAAAGTGAGCTAAAATGTTTATTTCTGAGGTAACAATATTAGAAAATCTTCTTAACACGCACGCCAAAAGCCAGAATATATCAAAGTTTGTAGAGGACCAGACTCTAAAATTCACCATTATTGAGAAAGGTGATATGATCTGTGAGGACAGTGTCTTGCAGTTTATCCACTGTCTATCAAAATGGTGTGGTACTCTTGTTGTACTCAGCAACTCAGGCTACGATATTGCAGCCTAATTATGAAGATTAGTCTGATAGAAGTCGGGTCCGCAGTCATGGCCATCATTCTATTATACCCTAAATGTTTTGTATGACATTTCACCAACTCACCAGGAGACTACTAAGAATTGAGACAAACCGTTGAAAAAAAGAGCAACATGGAAGAGAACCTGAGACCAAGAACCCGTCTCATTGATAGGTGTTGGTTGTCTCTGTGACCATGAACCAATGGTATAGAAAGTGCTAGAAAGTGTTGTGGACTCTCTAGGTATGAGAGTGTTGAATCATTGCCCAACTGGTTGTAATGATCTCACACCAATGGAAACAACTTGGGTTGTCATTGTGGCCCTTATATGTTAACCCATTACCCTCATTTCAATACACTATTTTGATACTATCCAAAGAAATGGACCCTAAGCCTAAGTGTAAACCATATTAAATATCAGGACACAGTCAGAGCAATAACCCTCCTTCATTTGAACACTTATACTCCACAACACCGGGCTCTTATAACGCAATTCTACACTAAATAACATGTGACAGAAAAATGCATTAAACTCCAGTTTAATTTAGAAAATCCTGCCTGCATGTAATGTTTTAGCTGTTGTACTCTTTTTATAGGAAACGGTTCAAATGGTAAAACCTGTTTATTTCACCAAGTGTATTTGGGACATTTTCCTCTTGCACTTTTCTGTTAGTGTTTTTATCATGCAAAATGGAGAGTAGGTAAAAATCGAATAAAAAACACATTGGTGTTCATAAAGTGACAGTTTCAGCATGAGCAGCTGAAAATGCTTGGTGTGAGTAAGTGTTGTTTTGTTAAAATATACAAGAGTATTATTTTTCATATCCCCCTTGATACAATAAAAAAACGTAAAAAATTGCCACAACAAAACATTCATGTAAGCTTTTAAAGAGTTATCTTCAGAAGGTTTACAGGTGTTTTACATGTTGTATGAATATTGCGATGAGTTGAAACGTGGTTTAAGCTGTGAACAGAAATGTGGTGGAATCACCTATGTTCTTGTCCGTCTTAGAGCCTATGAACACAGAGCTATAGGTCtgcgtcccaattggcaccctattccctatgtacagtgcattcggaaagtattcagaccccttgacttttccacattttgttacattacagccttattttaaaattaattaaatagatttttccccttatcaatcgacacacaataccccataatgacaaagcaaaaacagatttttatacaaaatgcatacaaaaaacCAGACataacatttatataagtattgaccctttactcagtactttgttgaagcacctttggcagcgattacagccttgagtcttcttgggtatgactcttcaagcttggcatacctgtattttcGAGTTTCtcatattcttctctgcagatcctatcaagctctgtcaggttggattgggagcgtcgctgcacagcttttttcaggtctctccagagatgttagatcgggttcaagtccgagttCCGGTATGAAGTCCTGCGcaatctggagcaggttttcatcaaggatctctctgtactttgcctttcccttgatcctgactaggctcccagtccctgccactgaaaaacatcgccacagcatgctgctgccaccactatgcctTACTGTAGAGATGGTACCAGGCttcttccagacgtgacccttggcattcaggccaaagagttcaatcttgctttcatcagaccagataatcttgtttctcatggtcagagtcctttaggtgcctctcAGCCAGCTCCAAGCGgcctgtcgtgtgccttttactgagaagtggcttccgtctggccactcgaccataaaggcctgattggtggagtgctgcagagatggttgtccttctgaaaggttcacccatctacacagatgaactctggagctctgtcagagtgaccatcgggttcttggtcacctcccttaccaaagcccttctcccccgattgctcagtttgactctaggaagagtcttggtggctccaagcttcttccatttaagaatgatggaggccactgtgttcttggggacctgcaatgctgcagaaatgttttggtacccttccccagatctgtgcctcgacacaatcctatctcggcgctctacggacaatttcttcgacccgATTGCTTTgttcttgctctgacatgcactgtcaactgtgaggcctttctaaatcatgtctaatcaattgaatttatcacaggtggactccaatcaagttgtagaaacgatggtcaatggaagcaggatgcacctgagctcaatttcaagtttcatagcaaatatttaaaaaatgtttatacatttgctaacatttctaaaatgctgttttcactttgtcattatggggtattgtgtgtagattgttggtgggagaaaaaaaatctgCCAATTTAGAGTAACAAAATgtcaaagtcaaggggtctgaatacactgtagttcactatatagggaatagggtgctattttggaTGTCTTTCCACGGAGCCTCAACAGCCCTGCAGTCCATAGTGAAGAGAGCAAGAGTGAGcagcataccaccatgcatcccactgctggcttgcctgtTAAACTAAGCAGAGTTGGTCTTGGAtgtgagaccagatgctgctggatgtGGTGGTGGAGAGGCTAGTAggtggtcaaatcaaatcaaagtttatttgtcacgtgcgccgaatacaacaggtgtagaccttacagtgaaatgcttacttacaggctctaaccaatagtgcaaaaaaggtgttaggtgaacagtAGGTAAGTAAAGGTACTCTTTCCTCTGGACTAAAAAATATCTCAATGGGGCAGTGATTGGCGACATTTCCCTGTGTAGgttgccgtctttcggatgggat
This is a stretch of genomic DNA from Oncorhynchus nerka isolate Pitt River linkage group LG25, Oner_Uvic_2.0, whole genome shotgun sequence. It encodes these proteins:
- the LOC115109669 gene encoding kit ligand; translated protein: MKKSKIWIRICVHLLVCTTFGVHSSEFGDAVTDDITSISLLKQNIPKDYKIPVTYIPKEVGGMCWVTLNVFHLELSLRGLADKFGNISSNKYNISILIEMLKETRYHMKNLEVITSDFECHYRDEKWQTGHYFQFVEDFLNTARWNRDSPEECDPPPCPTTTKASATTITTQYPTSGKEPLRFLPEVVERSLLSLLVIPIAAIVFLFVWKVKSRSNQHQSDELKSVEGGLFTGTEESLAPPLDDISEKNRLNIIEAV